The following proteins are encoded in a genomic region of Neisseria perflava:
- the holA gene encoding DNA polymerase III subunit delta: protein MAAAPIESLRPDTPLKPLYIIHGEEDLLRIEALDTLRAAAKKQGYLNREVYTAENNFDWNELLQSAGSAGLFADLKLLEIHIPNGKPGKNGGEALQAFAERLPEDTVTLILLPKLEKAQIQSKWFSALAGKGIVLEAKAVAPHALPQWIQGRLKQQGLDIEPEALALFAERVEGNLLAARQEIEKLALLHPQGHLINIADAEAAVATVARFDVFQLAGAWMKGDALRVSRLLDGLEEEGEEPVLLLWAVAEDIRTLIRLTAALKQGQNIQSLRNSLRLWGDKQTLAPMAAKRISINRLLDALKTCAKIDRIIKGAEEGDAWTEFKQLVTSLAA, encoded by the coding sequence ATGGCTGCCGCGCCCATTGAGAGCCTGCGCCCCGATACGCCGCTCAAACCGTTGTACATCATCCACGGCGAAGAGGATTTGTTGCGCATCGAGGCTTTGGATACGCTGCGCGCAGCCGCAAAAAAACAAGGTTATCTCAACCGCGAAGTCTATACCGCCGAAAACAATTTTGACTGGAACGAGCTGTTGCAAAGTGCCGGCAGCGCAGGTTTGTTTGCCGATTTGAAACTGCTGGAAATCCACATTCCTAACGGCAAACCCGGCAAAAACGGAGGCGAGGCCCTGCAAGCCTTCGCTGAACGCCTGCCCGAAGATACGGTTACGCTCATCCTCCTGCCCAAGCTTGAAAAAGCGCAAATCCAGTCCAAATGGTTTTCTGCATTGGCAGGCAAAGGCATCGTCTTAGAAGCCAAAGCCGTTGCGCCACATGCTTTGCCGCAATGGATACAGGGCCGTCTGAAACAGCAGGGTTTGGATATCGAACCTGAAGCACTCGCCCTTTTTGCCGAGCGCGTCGAAGGCAATCTTTTGGCCGCCCGTCAGGAAATCGAAAAACTCGCCCTGCTCCATCCCCAAGGCCATTTAATCAATATTGCCGACGCAGAAGCCGCAGTTGCCACCGTCGCCCGCTTCGACGTATTCCAACTGGCAGGCGCATGGATGAAAGGCGATGCCCTGCGCGTTTCCCGTTTGCTGGACGGTTTGGAAGAAGAAGGCGAAGAGCCGGTTTTGCTGTTGTGGGCAGTTGCCGAAGACATCCGCACCCTAATCCGCCTGACTGCCGCACTCAAGCAGGGCCAAAACATCCAAAGCCTGCGCAACAGCCTGCGCTTATGGGGCGACAAGCAGACCCTTGCACCGATGGCGGCCAAACGCATTTCCATCAACCGCCTGCTCGACGCGCTCAAAACCTGCGCCAAAATCGACCGCATCATCAAAGGCGCAGAAGAAGGCGATGCATGGACCGAGTTCAAACAACTCGTTACTTCGCTGGCCGCTTGA
- the lptE gene encoding LPS assembly lipoprotein LptE — protein sequence MKKILLPALALLIASCGFHLKGTGVTSQPLPYQNWHVEGGAVMQKALENALRRADGHPVSEAESQITLRVVDFQKRRDIYTITRAAANNEYLLAMTVKAQAFRNGEPVGEPLEIKVHRTMDYADSEVLGKQEEEETIWSEMRIDAADQIVRRLTFLKAQ from the coding sequence ATGAAAAAAATCCTATTGCCTGCACTCGCCCTATTGATTGCCTCTTGCGGTTTCCACCTGAAAGGCACAGGCGTGACTTCTCAGCCGTTGCCTTATCAGAACTGGCATGTAGAAGGCGGAGCCGTCATGCAAAAAGCGCTGGAAAATGCCTTACGCCGTGCCGACGGCCATCCGGTTAGCGAAGCCGAATCACAAATCACCCTGCGCGTTGTCGACTTTCAAAAACGCCGCGATATCTACACCATCACCCGCGCCGCCGCAAACAACGAATACCTGCTGGCCATGACCGTCAAAGCCCAAGCCTTCCGCAACGGCGAGCCGGTTGGCGAACCGCTGGAAATTAAGGTTCACCGCACCATGGACTACGCCGACAGCGAAGTTTTGGGTAAACAGGAAGAGGAAGAAACCATTTGGTCTGAAATGCGCATTGACGCCGCAGATCAAATCGTCCGCCGCCTGACTTTCCTGAAGGCGCAATAA
- the pgeF gene encoding peptidoglycan editing factor PgeF: MKTITDTLNLAPQGKNFLTADWPAPANVKTLITTRNGGVSEGVYRSLNVGSHVGDNLEAVLRNREIVQEQVGLPVAYLNQIHSTIVVNAAEALGNSPDADASVDTTGTIACASMTADCLPVLFCDKAGTVVAAAHAGWRGLAGGVLQNTIAAMNVEPLEIMAYLAPAIGPDAFEVGQDVFDAFCTLMPEAVDAFKDIGGGKYLADIYALARMVLHREGVNMIYGGTHCTVLERDTFFSYRRDGQTGRMVSLIWLEK, translated from the coding sequence ATGAAAACCATCACAGATACCCTAAACCTCGCCCCGCAAGGCAAAAATTTTTTGACTGCCGACTGGCCTGCCCCTGCCAATGTTAAAACGCTTATTACCACACGCAACGGCGGTGTCAGCGAAGGCGTGTACCGCAGCCTAAATGTCGGTTCGCACGTCGGCGACAATCTGGAAGCCGTGCTCCGCAACCGTGAAATCGTACAGGAACAAGTCGGCCTGCCCGTTGCCTACCTTAATCAAATCCACAGCACCATTGTTGTAAATGCCGCCGAAGCATTAGGCAATTCGCCGGATGCCGATGCCTCGGTTGATACGACGGGCACGATCGCCTGCGCTTCGATGACTGCCGATTGCCTGCCTGTCTTGTTTTGCGACAAAGCAGGGACCGTTGTTGCGGCGGCTCATGCAGGTTGGCGCGGTTTGGCCGGTGGCGTTTTGCAAAACACCATTGCAGCAATGAATGTCGAGCCGCTGGAAATCATGGCCTATCTCGCCCCTGCCATCGGCCCTGATGCGTTTGAGGTAGGGCAAGATGTATTTGATGCGTTTTGCACCCTTATGCCGGAAGCTGTCGATGCGTTTAAAGACATCGGCGGCGGCAAATACCTTGCCGACATTTACGCTTTGGCGCGCATGGTTCTGCACCGCGAAGGCGTGAACATGATTTATGGCGGCACCCATTGCACCGTCTTGGAACGCGATACTTTCTTCTCCTACCGCCGAGACGGGCAAACCGGCCGCATGGTCAGCCTGATTTGGCTGGAAAAATAA
- the rluD gene encoding 23S rRNA pseudouridine(1911/1915/1917) synthase RluD has protein sequence MQNTSFDNEADYSDDLDFPSSPETESCVNLTVPLKMAGGRLDAVLAKLMPDYSRSRLSSWIKEGAVIVNDKPAQPKDKMIGGELIAVTVRPSEENLAFTPESMDLDIIYEDDTVIVINKPAGLVVHPAAGNWSGTLLNGLLAHCPELSQVPRAGIVHRLDKETSGLMVVAKTLPAQNSLVQQLQERTVKRIYRAVANGIVPFDGKIETQIGRDPHNRLKMAVVKFGGKPAITHVKVLERYLAHSYIECSLETGRTHQIRVHMREANHPLAADPVYGNLRHPCSDAVKEAIKALGARQALHAYRLSFVHPKTGETVSFEAPMPDDMYHLLSVLRLEAGLDSSLSNEEEWQEKFGMDDDDDWNEDDYDVEVVYVRD, from the coding sequence ATGCAGAATACTTCCTTTGATAACGAAGCCGATTATAGCGATGATTTAGACTTTCCGTCATCCCCTGAAACAGAAAGTTGTGTTAATTTGACCGTTCCGCTCAAAATGGCGGGCGGAAGGCTGGATGCCGTATTGGCCAAACTCATGCCCGACTACTCGCGCAGCCGCCTGAGTTCGTGGATTAAAGAGGGTGCAGTCATTGTAAACGATAAGCCCGCGCAACCCAAAGATAAAATGATAGGCGGTGAATTGATTGCCGTTACGGTACGTCCGAGCGAAGAAAACCTCGCCTTCACGCCCGAGTCTATGGATTTGGACATTATTTATGAAGACGATACCGTCATCGTCATCAACAAGCCTGCCGGGTTGGTCGTCCATCCTGCCGCAGGCAACTGGAGCGGCACCCTGCTCAACGGCCTGTTGGCGCACTGTCCCGAATTAAGCCAAGTGCCGCGTGCGGGCATCGTACACCGTTTGGACAAAGAAACCAGCGGCCTGATGGTGGTCGCCAAAACCTTGCCGGCGCAAAACTCACTGGTTCAACAGCTTCAAGAGCGCACAGTCAAACGCATTTACCGCGCAGTCGCCAACGGCATCGTCCCTTTCGATGGCAAAATTGAAACCCAAATCGGCCGCGATCCGCACAACCGCCTAAAAATGGCAGTCGTCAAATTCGGCGGCAAACCTGCCATCACCCACGTCAAAGTGTTGGAACGTTATCTGGCACACAGCTACATCGAATGCTCACTCGAAACCGGCCGCACCCACCAAATCCGCGTTCATATGCGCGAAGCCAACCATCCGCTGGCCGCCGACCCTGTTTACGGCAACCTGCGCCACCCATGCAGCGATGCGGTTAAAGAGGCCATCAAAGCCCTTGGTGCACGCCAAGCCCTGCACGCCTACCGCTTGAGCTTTGTGCACCCGAAAACCGGCGAAACCGTTTCCTTTGAAGCGCCTATGCCTGACGATATGTACCACCTGCTTTCCGTCCTGCGTCTGGAAGCCGGTTTGGATTCGTCCCTAAGCAACGAGGAAGAATGGCAAGAGAAATTCGGCATGGACGATGACGACGATTGGAATGAAGACGACTACGATGTCGAAGTCGTTTACGTAAGGGATTAA
- a CDS encoding outer membrane protein assembly factor BamD — MKKILLVVSLGLALSACANKGTIDKDAQITQDWSVEKLYAEAQDELNSNNYTRAVKLYEILESRFPNGRYAQQSQLDTAYAYYKDDEPEKALAAIARFQRHHPQHPNMDYALYLKGLVLFNEDQSFLNKLASQDWSDRDPKANRDAYQAFAELVQRYPNSKYAADATERMAKLVDALGGNEISVARYYMKRGAYVAAANRAQKIVSRYQNTRYVEEALAMMELAYKKLDKPQLAADTRRVLETNFPQSPFLQHEWRSDDMPWWRYWR, encoded by the coding sequence ATGAAAAAAATTCTTTTAGTAGTTTCTTTAGGTTTGGCACTAAGTGCCTGCGCAAATAAAGGCACAATCGATAAAGACGCCCAAATTACTCAAGATTGGAGTGTGGAAAAGCTTTATGCCGAAGCGCAAGACGAATTGAACAGCAACAATTATACGCGAGCTGTCAAGTTATACGAAATTTTAGAATCCCGTTTTCCAAACGGCCGCTATGCACAGCAGTCCCAGTTGGATACGGCGTATGCCTATTATAAAGACGATGAGCCGGAAAAAGCCTTGGCTGCCATTGCGCGCTTCCAACGCCATCATCCGCAACATCCGAATATGGACTACGCGCTGTACTTGAAAGGTTTGGTCCTGTTTAACGAAGACCAGTCTTTCTTGAACAAGCTGGCTTCCCAAGACTGGTCCGACCGCGACCCGAAAGCCAACCGCGATGCTTATCAGGCGTTTGCCGAGTTGGTTCAACGTTATCCAAACAGCAAATACGCTGCCGATGCAACCGAGCGTATGGCCAAGCTGGTGGACGCTTTGGGTGGTAACGAGATATCTGTGGCGCGTTATTACATGAAACGCGGTGCTTATGTCGCAGCAGCCAACCGTGCGCAAAAAATCGTCAGCCGTTACCAAAATACCCGTTATGTCGAAGAAGCTTTGGCGATGATGGAATTGGCGTACAAAAAACTGGACAAGCCGCAACTGGCAGCCGATACGCGCCGCGTTTTGGAAACCAACTTCCCTCAAAGCCCGTTCTTGCAACACGAATGGCGATCTGACGATATGCCTTGGTGGCGTTACTGGCGTTAA